A single genomic interval of Rosistilla ulvae harbors:
- a CDS encoding TIGR04283 family arsenosugar biosynthesis glycosyltransferase, protein MTPAEISVIIPALNEAANIERCVLSATAAGEVIVVDGGSDDATTQIAEAAGAKVLTSQAGRAAQQNAGAKVAAGRTLLFLHADNHLAPAAIQQVCDAMSKYPERWGGALGQRIEAAGFGFRLLEYGNAWRVRWRGLPFGDQAIFVRRDRFNEVGGFPDEPIMEDLILSQRLRRIARPLLLSGPVYVDPRRWQHKGVLRQTFRNFGLQIAFALGVSPQRLRSYYANHADSN, encoded by the coding sequence ATGACACCGGCCGAGATTTCGGTGATCATTCCCGCTCTAAACGAGGCCGCAAATATCGAGCGCTGCGTTCTGTCGGCGACGGCGGCTGGGGAGGTGATCGTCGTCGATGGCGGTAGCGACGACGCGACGACGCAAATCGCGGAGGCCGCTGGAGCCAAGGTGCTCACAAGCCAAGCCGGTCGTGCGGCGCAGCAGAATGCCGGCGCGAAAGTTGCCGCCGGGAGGACGCTTCTGTTTTTGCACGCCGACAATCATCTGGCCCCTGCGGCGATCCAACAGGTCTGCGATGCAATGAGCAAATATCCCGAGCGATGGGGCGGAGCGTTGGGCCAGCGGATCGAAGCCGCCGGATTTGGGTTCCGGTTATTGGAATATGGCAACGCGTGGCGGGTTCGATGGCGCGGCTTGCCCTTTGGCGATCAAGCGATCTTCGTACGGCGAGATCGATTCAATGAAGTCGGTGGTTTTCCCGACGAACCGATCATGGAAGATCTGATCTTGTCGCAGCGATTGCGGCGGATCGCCAGGCCGCTGTTATTGTCCGGTCCGGTCTACGTCGATCCGCGTCGCTGGCAACACAAGGGCGTGCTGCGACAGACATTCCGAAACTTCGGCTTGCAGATCGCATTTGCGTTGGGCGTCAGCCCGCAGCGGTTGCGATCGTATTACGCCAACCACGCGGACTCGAATTAG